From Slackia heliotrinireducens DSM 20476:
CCGTCTATCGTGCTCATGACCCGGTGGCGCCACTCCCAGGCCGTCTGGTGCGACATCCCGCAGAGCTCCGCCGCAGCGTCGAGCTGCACGTTGTAGCACATGAGGCGGATGAAGAGGACCCATGCGGACAGGGGCTTCTTCGAGGATTCGAATATCGTGCCGGCCAACGACGTGTACTTGCGACCGCAGTCGCGGCATTCCCAGAACCTGCGGCCGGCACCCGTGCGGCCTCGGCCGACGGTCTCGCCGGAACCGCATCTCGGGCACGGGGGCCGGGGCCTCCACTCGTCGGCAGCCTCGTCGTAATCTCCGACGCCGACGGACTCGCGGCACCTTCTCGTCTCGACGGCCTCTTGCAAGAGCGCGAAATCGCCCTCATCGAGGGCGTTGACCCGCTTCGCGAACGGGTTCGTACGGGTGGACATGGCGGTATCCCATCCGCCCAGGCGCCCATCCGATCGGGATCGTCGCCAAACAATGGACCGGATGGGCACCTGGGCTGATCATTGTTTGGCTCCGCCATTATAGCCTTTTGCACAGCACGGCGGCCGACTGCTCGGGAGTGCCTAGCATGCCTACGTTGGTTGACTGTAGGATCAGCGAAAATTGGAACGCCAGACCCGTCCCCTGTTCCAAACCCGCGCCGCTGTCGCGCTGTCGCGCTGTCCCGCGCCTGCCGCAGTGCACTCCGTGGTAAGCTTTCCCTATGAGAAAACGACCTGACAAAACTGCGCAAACCAAAGCCGAGTTCCGCGAAGCGTTCCTGCAGCTGTACGCGACGACGCCCATCAACAAGATGACCGTGGGGCAGGTCTGCGAGCGCGCCGGCTACAACCGCGGTACCTTCTATCTGCACTATCAGGACCTGTACGATGTACTGGAGCAGATCGAGAACGACCTGCTCGACGGCATGACGGCCTGTGTCGAAGCCTGTATGAAGCGCCTGAGCCAGGACTCGAGCAAGCTCAGCTGCATCGCCGCTTGCGCCGACGTGGTGGCTTACTACGAGCGCAACAAGGACAGCATCGCCATCCTTCTCGGCGAAAATGGCGACCCGGCTTTCGTCCACCGTTTGAAGAACAACCTGAAGCCCCTGTGGCGCACTTACGTTGTGGGCGAGTCGGCGGAGCGCTCCGAAGCCGAACTGGACCTGGCGCTCGAGTTTGCCCTGACAGGGACGCTGTATATGATTTCTGAATGGCTGTCCGATTCGCGCGGCGTGTCCGCCTACCGGCTGGCGCACCTGGTCTACGACTTCTCCATTCGTGACGTGCGCCGACGCTCGGAGCTGTAGGTTTCGGCCGGGCGGGCAGGTCGGCCGGCTTTCTCGACCAGCGGTTTGTTGGCTGGCGGCCTGTCGGCTGACAGTCCTTCGGCCGCTGGGCTTTCGGCAAGCCAGCTTTCGACCAGCGGTTTGTCGACCGACATTTCGTCGCCCGTCGACCCTTCGACCAGCGATTTGATGCCCTACGACCTGTCGTCCGCCGGTTTTTCGGCCAGCGATCTTTCGACAAGCGTGCGTGCTGCTTTGCGATCCACTTTGCCGATTCCTGTTTGGGGAAGTTGCCTGACCACCACGATGGTATCAGGTCGGGATATGCGCGCTAGGTGTTCTCGCACGTGGACCTGTACGCGTTGCTGGATGAGCGACGGCTCCATCGGGCTTGCCACCACCGCCGCAGGGCGTCGGCCCCAC
This genomic window contains:
- a CDS encoding TetR/AcrR family transcriptional regulator; amino-acid sequence: MRKRPDKTAQTKAEFREAFLQLYATTPINKMTVGQVCERAGYNRGTFYLHYQDLYDVLEQIENDLLDGMTACVEACMKRLSQDSSKLSCIAACADVVAYYERNKDSIAILLGENGDPAFVHRLKNNLKPLWRTYVVGESAERSEAELDLALEFALTGTLYMISEWLSDSRGVSAYRLAHLVYDFSIRDVRRRSEL